The Podospora pseudopauciseta strain CBS 411.78 chromosome 2 map unlocalized CBS411.78m_2, whole genome shotgun sequence genome has a window encoding:
- a CDS encoding uncharacterized protein (EggNog:ENOG503P3Q7; COG:G) translates to MKLNEHIAISTPTLLLVPYEAHHVPTYHQWMQDPEIQLATASEPLSLEEEYSNQLSWRTSTDKLTFIICSPLAASLSPPNTVPNDADTPPKMLGDVNLFLYPSEEEYTSSPAPAIPKEVVGEVDIMIADAKNRGKGLGERVVRAFVGWVWEHRGEVMREYVGDKVEEGQEGVEVPRLGMLMVKIGEGNESSIKLFRDKLGWVQEGARNYFGEEGGGRGGLRGVVRERVRGLGRKFMLAADFVYTFWQLAFFFFGDIEAWSFPSF, encoded by the exons atgaagCTAAATGAACACATAG CAatctccacccccaccctcctcctcgtcccctATGAAGCCCACCACGTCCCAACCTACCACCAATGGATGCAAGACCCG GAAATCCAACTCGCCACCGCCAGCGAACCTTTATCCCTAGAAGAAGAATACTCCAACCAACTCTCCTGGCGAACATCAACCGACAAACTCACCTTCATCATCTGCTCCCCCTTGgccgcctccctctcccctcccaacacgGTCCCTAATGACGCCGacaccccccccaaaatgcTCGGCGACGTCAACCTGTTTTTATACCCCTCCGAAGAAGAGTacacctcctcacccgcaCCAGCAATACCAAAAGAGGTGGTAGGGGAGGTGGACATCATGATCGCGGACGCGAAAAatagggggaaggggttgggggaacgggtggtgagggcttttgttggttgggtttgggaacataggggggaggtgatgagggagtATGTTGGTgacaaggttgaggagggacaggaaggggtggaggtgccCAGGTTGGGGATGCTGATGGTTaagattggggaggggaatgagAGCAGTATAAAGCTGTTTAGGGATAAGCTTGGGTGGGTGCAGGAGGGGGCGAGGAATTATTTTGGGGAAG aaggggggggacggggaggcttgagaggggtggtgagagagagggtcagggggttggggagaaagTTTATGCTGGCAGCTGACTTTGTTTATACTTTTTGGCAACtggcattttttttttttggcgatATTGAAGCATGGAGTTTTCCCAGCTTTTGA
- the GNT1 gene encoding N-acetylglucosaminyltransferase (CAZy:GT8; COG:G; EggNog:ENOG503NYY8): MLLSRRIITLTAVLGFIVVVSFFTVKYDGHVALESAARSLTGQKKKPAFSTIQNVVYNRTRVQEEAKFAYVQYTTDLDYLCNAMINFSRLKEFNTKHQLALIYPDTWNSEGKSAVSARRFRIMNKIRTEYPHINLHPSPVLQLPNGDATWGASITKFHAFSLVGYTRVLAFDSDTLVLNNMDHYFEAPRAVLAVPRAYWLGDLRNTSLSINEQILGSHVMLLEPNTRRHDRIVKDAMDSGEFDMEVVNRLFKGSAMILPHRGLALLTGEFRSKDHSRYLVGEGEDGEDGEQWDAVAEVKRSFLVHFSDWPLPKPWMFHTDRQWRDALPSCEEAEKEEERRRKRRGRGEDDCPDKLVWRGFYEEYDQERRAKCGFIDE, from the exons ATGCTCCTCTCCCGCCGtatcatcaccctcacagCCGTCCTCGGCTTCATCGTCGTTGTCTCGTTCTTTACAGTCAAATACGACGGCCATGTCGCCCTGGAATCAGCGGCAAGGTCGCTGACGGggcagaaaaagaaacctGCGTTTTCAACGATACAGAACGTGGTCTACAACCGGACAAGAGTGCAAGAGGAGGCCAAGTTTGCCTATGTGCAATACACCACCGATCTGGATTACCTCTGCAATGCC ATGATCAACTTCTCCCGACTAAAAGAATTCAACACAAAACACCAGCTCGCACTGATCTACCCCGACACATGGAACTCCGAGGGCAAATCAGCCGTCTCCGCGAGGCGATTCCGCATCATGAACAAGATCAGAACCGAATACCCGCACATCAACCtgcacccctcccccgtGCTGCAGCTCCCAAACGGTGATGCCACCTGGGGAGCTTCCATCACAAAGTTCCACGCCTTCTCCCTGGTCGGCTACACTCGCGTATTGGCATTTGATTCAGACACGCTAGTGCTGAACAACATGGACCACTACTTCGAGGCGCCGAGGGCGGTTCTTGCCGTGCCGAGGGCGTATTGGTTGGGGGATCTGAGGAATACTTCTCTCTCCATCAACGAGCAGATTCTGGGATCGCATGTCATGCTGTTGGAGCCGAACACCAGGCGCCATGACAGGATCGTTAAGGACGCCATGGACTCGGGAGAGTTTGAcatggaggtggtgaacaGGCTGTTTAAGGGCTCGGCGATGATCCTGCCGCACCGGGGACTGGCTTTGCTGACGGGGGAGTTCAGATCAAAGGACCATTCGAGGTACCTGGtcggtgaaggggaggatggggaggatggggagcAGTGGGACGCGGTTGCGGAGGTCAAAAGAAGCTTTCTGGTCCATTTTAGCGACTGGCCGTTGCCAAAGCCCTGGATGTTCCATACTGATCGGCAGTGGAGGGATGCGCTGCCGAGCTgtgaggaggcggagaaggaggaggagaggaggagaaaaagaaggggaaggggggaggacgacTGCCCTGACAAGCTGGTCTGGAGGGGGTTCTATGAGGAGTATGaccaggagaggagggcaaaGTGCGGGTTCATTGATGAGTGA
- a CDS encoding uncharacterized protein (COG:S; EggNog:ENOG503P21H): MLDTWSELEDTEYHKFDGIINFRDVGKTVNAFLGKKVLKEGILFRSAKLDDASYKDRIRLTEVYGIKSVIDLRSKTEHLNAQEKHKFLQKNLPLKIPGITYTRIILPSRRFELFLLWQLSWFNIFKFLFLYPLSRPHAISLISTHALGPLGLPSLSLNTLSHSSPSISLCLSSCLSGHPKIIHCTQGKDRTGLLTLLILLILHTPVQAITHDYHLTNSTSPLIRSIRLAEVREVGLPDSFAETDQAMVSSVISWLDATYGGVDGYLDAIGFGEQKRERLREILLCRGEDDNDAKEKDVGISPASPSASSSDLEEGDVVVVQMGKEVGI, from the exons ATGCTTGATACATGGTCCGAACTCGAGGACACCGAGTACCACAAGTTTGACGGCATTATCAACTTTCGTGATGTCGGCAAGACGGTGAATGCATTTCTGGGGAAGAA AGTACTCAAAGAAGGCATTCTTTTCCGTTCGGCAAAATTGGACGATGCTTCGTACAAAGACAGGATCCGTCTCACAGAGGTCTATGGCATCAAATCGGTGATTGATCTCCGGTCAAA AACCGAGCACCTCAACGCCCAAGAAAAGCACAAATTCCTCCAAAAgaacctccccctcaaaatccccGGCATCACCTACACCCgaatcatcctcccctcccgccgctttgagctcttcctcctctggcaACTATCCTGGTTCAACATCTT TAAAttcctcttcctctaccccctctcccgccccCACGCAATCTCCCTAATCTCAACCCACGCTCTCGGCCCGCTAggcctcccctccctctccctcaacaccctctcccactcctccccctccatctccctctgcctctcctcctgcctctccgGCCATCCCAAAATAATCCACTGCACCCAAGGAAAAGACCGCACCGGCCTCCTgaccctcctcatcctcctcatcctccacaccCCAGTCCAAGCCATAACCCACGACTACCACCTCACAAACTctacctcccccctcatccgCTCCATCCGCCTCGCCGAGGTCCGCGAGGTCGGCCTCCCCGACTCGTTCGCCGAGACAGACCAAGCCATGGTATCGTCGGTGATCTCCTGGCTGGACGCAACCTACGGGGGCGTGGACGGGTACCTGGATGCCATCGGGTTCGGGGAGCAGAAGCGGGAGCGGTTGAGGGAGATCCTACTCTGccggggggaggatgataaTGatgcaaaagaaaaggacGTGGGGATATCACCAGCTTCACCCtcggcgtcgtcgtcggatttggaggagggggacgtGGTCGTGGTTCAgatggggaaggaggtggggatTTGA
- a CDS encoding uncharacterized protein (EggNog:ENOG503P0MA): MDKKESKDDKGDRKPAELPRRKSHQDLPRLDTHLDERDQDPTARVRRSNSRHDREKPVIDQDSRDRPSARDERSARPGPPRDDELLTPAVKYSNSARRDREYRAYDTGKSPASARSPSTRGDRVDPRTTSGNRGSSTRLDPGYPPSAGGHKRASSTVSGPPRDDRTRDRPRSMVYPIGNFEGFDDGGADDIMSFMAPGINFDPSRKKPETSPQRGPQSSQHRNHRAGEGMPIPQAYVARHGRSNTRERNDYSSDDNHRGRRQPRGGRPYPTHPSMEPEYPPEMVSPEQARAPKPRTGSPLPFPTDDSPDPSPQHATFPRHTRGRSDYRSNSPSPPRRRGTGHGRDASMSTSSQPGSMAGSLGRTNGLDSRRPQAKNPAIGILRQESSLDPKSPVMYWQKGRFDPLDETSSPAAQVVSVRRYLEDAGKGLLPQLPTCHFQNPTSPYKASEAGQWMTLQRAENFIICPDCYKDVFANSTYQHLFFPAPPPQQPVSCDFGSQFWYRIAFILSLKHNHTDLRLLQAASLVAARHQPCAGGVRATRIWYGILSPNSRHPRPIPGFEVCSSCAKTCEALLPNLAGVFVPLDNNEPMKGTCEMHYSPDRKRFMDLWDHLEGVSDQAVKMMMAPDLVLLADKVRDTVHYEECKRNTPLRNKKWFMMERLPEMTVCGECFWEVVVPLLEQDRQDGGDVKGEIPRNFYKHMQRVEGLASCQLYSERMRNVFRLAAERADWRFLEKEVLERMRAIVEIEKRYKVLMEMKREGADEEMVEGEVQELIRKLKVVE, from the coding sequence ATGGACAAGAAGGAAAGCAAAGATGACAAGGGCGACAGGAAACCTGCCGAGCTACCCAGACGAAAGAGCCACCAAGATCTGCCCCGTCTGGATACTCACCTCGACGAGCGTGACCAGGATCCGACCGCTCGAGTTCGCCGGTCAAACAGTAGACATGATAGGGAGAAACCAGTTATTGACCAGGACTCTCGGGACCGCCCCAGCGCCCGAGACGAACGAAGCGCGAGACCCGGGCCACCACGGGACGATGAACTCCTGACGCCTGCCGTCAAGTATTCCAACAGTGCAAGGCGGGACCGGGAATATCGGGCTTATGACACTGGAAAAAGCCCAGCATCTGCCCGAAGTCCCTCTACCAGAGGTGACCGGGTCGATCCGAGAACTACATCTGGCAACCGAGGATCATCAACTCGACTAGATCCTGGTTATCCCCCTAGCGCCGGAGGTCATAAGAGAGCATCCTCCACTGTCAGCGGACCCCCCCGTGATGACCGAACTCGGGACAGGCCGCGGTCGATGGTCTACCCTATTGGAAATTTTGAAGGCTTTGATGACGGCGGTGCTGATGACATCATGTCGTTCATGGCGCCCGGCATCAACTTTGATCCATCACGGAAGAAACCCGAGACCTCACCCCAAAGAGGGCCTCAAAGTTCTCAACATCGCAACCACCGTGCCGGGGAAGGCATGCCAATCCCTCAAGCTTATGTTGCACGCCATGGCCGTTCCAACACTCGCGAGAGGAATGACTATTCTAGTGATGATAACCACCGTGGACGTCGGCAACCCCGGGGAGGACGGCCATATCCAACACATCCGTCGATGGAGCCGGAGTATCCTCCAGAGATGGTTTCACCTGAGCAAGCCAGAGCACCGAAGCCAAGGACCGGCTCGCCCTTGCCTTTCCCCACTGATGATTCACCAGACCCTAGTCCACAACACGCAACTTTCCCAAGACACACCCGAGGCAGGTCGGATTACCGCTCAAactcgccctcgccgcccagACGGAGAGGTACGGGGCATGGCCGAGATGCCAGCATGAGCACCTCTTCCCAGCCCGGATCGATGGCAGGCTCTCTTGGAAGGACCAACGGGTTGGACAGCAGAAGACCGCAGGCCAAGAACCCAGCAATCGGCATTCTGCGACAAGAATCGTCTCTTGATCCCAAATCACCAGTGATGTATTGGCAAAAGGGCCGTTTTGATCCTCTTGATGAGACTTCCAGCCCGGCCGCCCAGGTCGTTTCCGTTCGCCGGTATCTGGAGGACGCAGGCAAGGGGTTACTTCCTCAGTTACCAACCTGCCACTTCCAGAACCCCACCTCGCCGTACAAAGCATCCGAAGCCGGGCAGTGGATGACGCTCCAACGCGCAGAGAACTTTATCATCTGTCCCGACTGCTACAAAGATGTCTTTGCCAATTCTACATACCAACATCTGTTCTTCCCtgccccaccaccccagcagCCTGTATCGTGCGACTTTGGTAGTCAGTTCTGGTACCGTATCGCCTTTATCCTCTCGTTGAAACACAACCATACGGACCTTCGCCTGTTGCAAGCTGCCTCCCTGGTCGCTGCTCGGCATCAGCCCTGCGCTGGAGGTGTACGAGCCACGAGAATCTGGTACGGCATTCTGTCGCCCAACTCGCGACATCCGCGCCCCATCCCGGGGTTCGAAGTCTGCTCTTCGTGCGCCAAAACCTGCGAGGCCTTGCTGCCCAACTTGGCGGGGGTGTTTGTCCCACTGGATAACAATGAGCCGATGAAGGGCACATGTGAAATGCATTACTCCCCCGATAGAAAACGGTTCATGGATCTGTGGGACCatctggagggggtgagCGATCAGGCTGtcaagatgatgatggcgccgGACTTGGTGCTGTTGGCGGACAAGGTACGGGATACGGTTCACTATGAGGAGTGCAAGAGGAACACACCGTTGAGAAATAAGAAATGGTTCATGATGGAGAGACTGCCGGAGATGACGGTTTGTGGGGAGTGTttttgggaggtggtggtgccgttgCTGGAGCAGGACAGAcaggatggaggggatgtgAAGGGGGAGATCCCGAGGAACTTTTACAAGCACATgcagagggtggaggggctggCGAGTTGTCAGTTGTATAgtgagaggatgaggaatgTGTTTAGGCTGGCGGCGGAGCGTGCGGATTGGAGGTttttggagaaggaggtgttggagaggatgagggcgaTTGTGGAGATTGAAAAGAGGTACAAGGTGttgatggagatgaagagggagggggcggatgaggagatggtggagggggaggtgcagGAGTTGATTAGGAAGTTGAAGGTTGTAGAGTAG
- the MSM1 gene encoding methionyl-tRNA synthetase (EggNog:ENOG503NWSF; BUSCO:EOG09263NXM; COG:J): MEFLKAASLRRLPTSKWSLTTRRQTWTCTSCLSSSSSSPRRFTTSLPRLSSTTDLPTKPYYVTTPIFYVNAAPHIGHMYSMTLADVLKRYQSVLHSRPAILLTGTDEHGMKIQQAASNKDMHPKQFCDETAEQFKELASTAQISYNRFIRTTDTDHIQAVEHFWFLLQEKGLIYESKHEGWYSVSDEAFYPESQIEKKMDAFTGEVFMASVESGSKVEWVEERNYHFRMTALRERLLGFYGENPEWVVPAKRMGDVVDWVRNHLTDLSISRPASRLSWGVRVPGDASQTIYVWVDALINYITAAGFPNWQPGRREVGGWPADVHVIGKDIVRFHCVYWPALLLALDLPMPKKVLTHAHWTMNRTKMSKSLGNVVNPMYVMNVHGADVLRFYLMFEGGIGNDADYNNDNLLVKHKKYLQGGVGNLVSRITRSKLWNLKEIISRSPRGRIEFPEDNLATLPAIVDKHMENLDPVSALRAIMEVATQANALLSEIEPWRLKKSTTREDHDLADEMVCLAAESLRVCGILLQPFLPTKADQLLDMLGVLPENRTFKNTELFSDTSYGVPIANPGKGREDSLFPALYQGLQAAEEKLRTVKKERKEAKKRQSKAQRGKEVDEWWKPEASGGQS; the protein is encoded by the exons ATGGAGTTCCTAAAAGCCGCCTCCCTCCGGCGCCTACCGACCTCAAAATGGTCACTCACCACCCGCCGCCAGACCTGGACGTGTacctcctgcctctcctcctcctcctcctctcctcgaagattcaccacctccctcccccgactCTCCTCTACCACCGACTTGCCCACCAAACCCTACTatgtcaccacccccatcttcTACGTCAACGCCGCCCCCCACATCGGCCACATGTACTCCATGACCCTCGCCGACGTCCTCAAACGCTACCAATCCGTTCTCCACTCCCGTCCCGCGATCCTCCTCACAGGAACAGACGAACACGGCATGAAAATCCAGCAAGCGGCCTCCAACAAAGACATGCACCCCAAGCAATTCTGCGACGAAACCGCCGAACAGTTCAAAGAGCTGGCCTCTACAGCCCAGATATCGTACAACCGCTTCATCCGCACCACCGACACCGACCACATCCAAGCGGTGGAACATTTCTGGTTTTTGCTGCAAGAAAAGGGGTTGATATACGAGAGTAAACACGAGGGATGGTATTCCGTTAGTGACGAGGCGTTTTATCCAGAAAGTCAGatcgagaagaagatggatgCTTTCACGGGGGAGGTTTTCATGGCCAGCGTCGAGAGCGGGAGTAAGGTTgagtgggtggaggagaggaattACCACTTCAGGATGACGGCTTTACGGGAGAGGTTGCTGGGGTTTTATGGGGAGAATCCGGAGTGGGTGGTGCcggcgaagaggatgggggatgtggtggatTGGGTTAGGAATCATTTGACGGATTTGTCGATTTCGAGACCGGCGAGTAGGTTGAgctggggggtgagggtgccGGGGGATGCGAGCCAGACGATATACGTCTGGGTGGATGCTTTGATTAATTACATCACTGCGGCGGGGTTCCCGAACTGGCAGccgggaaggagggaggtgggtgggtggccGGCGGATGTGCATGTCATTGGGAAGGATATTGTTAGGTTTCACTGTGTGTATTGgccggcgttgttgttggcgttgGATTTGCCGATGCCGAAGAAGGTGCTCACGCACGCGCACTGGACGATGAACAGGACGAAGATGAGTAAGAGTTTGGGGAATGTGGTCAATCCGATGTATGTCATGAATGTGCACGGGGCGGATGTGTTGAGGTTTTACCTCATGTTCGAGGGGGGGATTGGGAATGATGCGGATTATAACAATGATAACTTGCTGGTGAAGCACAAGAAGTATTTGcagggaggggtggggaatTTGGTGTCGAGGATAACGAGGTCGAAGCTTTGGAATCTGAAGGAGATTATTTCGAGATCgccgagggggaggatagAGTTCCCGGAGGACAACTTGGCGACGCTCCCGGCGATTGTGGACAAGCACATGGAGAATCTGGATCCTGTCTCTGCTCTGCGGGCCATCATGGAGGTCGCAACTCAG GCCAACGCCCTTCTCTCGGAAATAGAACCCTGGAGGTTAAAAAAGAGCACCACCCGAGAAGATCATGATCTCGCCGACGAAATGGTCTGCCTCGCTGCAGAGAGCCTACGGGTTTGCGGTATTCTCCTACAGCCCTTTCTCCCTACCAAAGCAGACCAACTCCTCGACATGCTCGGGGTGTTGCCAGAAAACAGGACATTCAAAAACACCGAGCTCTTCTCAGACACTAGCTACGGAGTGCCAATAGCCAACCCCggcaagggaagggaagaCAGTCTATTTCCTGCGTTATACCAAGGCCTACAAGCAGCCGAGGAGAAGCTAAGGActgtcaagaaggagagaaaggaaGCAAAGAAGCGGCAGAGTAAGGCACAGAGAGGGAAAGAGGTCGACGAGTGGTGGAAACCGGAGGCTAGTGGTGGGCAGTCATGA
- the RPL4B gene encoding 60S ribosomal protein L4B (BUSCO:EOG0926354S; COG:J; EggNog:ENOG503NUB4), which translates to MASRPTVTVLGADGKATGATEVLPKVFSAPIRPDIVKHVHTGMAKNKRQPYSVSEKAGHQTSAESWGTGRAVARIPRVSGGGTHRAGQAAFGNMCRSGRMFAPTKIWRKWHVKVNQGQKRFATASALAASAVAPLLMARGHQVSTVPEVPLVIDSAAFGVASKTAAAVGLLKAVGAGPELEKVKASKKLRAGKGKLRGRRHRQRRGPLVVYSPSTDGKELVQGFRNIPGVETSPVDALNLLQLAPGGHLGRFVIWTSAAIKELDAVYESKKGFFLPSNVVANADLTRLINSSEIQSVLRAPKGEAKTKRGHVLKKNPLRNKQVQLRLNPYAATFAREKLGEVKEEGKPVRVKADFLGQLKE; encoded by the exons ATGGCCTCCAGACCGACTGTCACCGTTCTCGGCGCCGATGGCAAGGCCACCGGCGCCACTGAGGTCCTCCCCAAGGTCTTCAGCGCCCCTATCCGCCCGGATATCGTCAAGCACGTCCACACCGGCATGGCCAAGAACAAGAGACAGCCCTACTCCGTCTCCGAGAAGGCTGGTCACCAGACCTCTGCCGAGTCTTGGGGCACTG GTCGCGCTGTCGCCCGTATCCCCCGTGTCTCCGGCGGTGGTACTCACCGTGCCGGTCAGGCCGCCTTCGGTAACATGTGCCGTTCCGGTCGCATGTTCGCCCCTACCAAGATCTGGCGCAAGTGGCACGTCAAGGTCAACCAGGGCCAGAA GCGTTTCGCTACCGCTTCCGCTCTTGCTGCCTCTGCCGTCGCTCCTCTCCTGATGGCCCGTGGCCACCAGGTCTCTACCGTTCCCGAGGTTCCCCTCGTCATCGACTCCGCCGCTTTCGGTGTTGCCTCCAAGACTGCCGCTGCCGTCGGTCTCCTCAAGGCTGTCGGTGCCGGTcccgagctcgagaaggtcaaggctTCCAAGAAGCTCCGTGCCGGTAAGGGTAAGCTCAGaggccgccgccaccgccagcgcCGTGGTCCTCTTGTCGTCTACTCTCCCAGCACCGACGGCAAGGAGCTCGTCCAGGGCTTCCGCAACATCCCCGGTGTCGAGACCAGCCCCGTCGAtgccctcaacctcctccagctcgcccCCGGTGGCCACCTCGGCCGCTTCGTCATCTGGACTtccgccgccatcaaggagCTTGATGCCGTCTACGAGTCCAAGAAgggcttcttcctcccctccaacgtTGTCGCCAACGCCGACCTTACCCGTCTTATCAACTCTTCCGAAATCCAGTCAGTCCTCCGCGCCCCCAAGGGTGAGGCCAAGACCAAGCGTGGCCACGTCCTCAAGAAGAACCCTCTGCGCAACAAGCAGGTTCAGCTCCGTCTTAACCCCTATGCCGCCACCTTTGCCAGGGAGAAGCTCggcgaggtcaaggaggagggcaagcctGTTCGCGTCAAGGCTGACTTCCTTGGTCAGCTCAAGGAGTAA
- the CHA1 gene encoding catabolic L-serine/threonine dehydratase (EggNog:ENOG503NZW4; COG:E) has translation MDFPRPLSIHAPFPYPTNTTKTTPIVTMASIPTPAPSPPPSTKGTTTTTTTTTTTAQDTLQPWIETPLIYSAQMSRNAGCNIYLKLENVQPSGSFKSRGIGNMMLEASQSTPPTTKTHFLCSSGGNAGLACATTSLSLPNSTATIVVPLSTSPFMVQKLKDAGAQVVQKGQSWIEADTFLREELLAKDTPGVENVYVPPFDHPAIWRGASTLIDEVVRQMPEGQKMDAVVCNVGGGGLVNGVCEGVHKHGLEDGVKVVALETEGADSLFQSTLKGELVTLEGITSLATSLGARTVSGRTWEWYQQMKGGFVSGVVTDKEAAEACVRFLDEGRVMVELSCGATLAGVYKDQGRWLREQVGKGVSDEEWKGKNVVVVVCGGSNVSWEILEGYKKTFGF, from the exons ATGGATTTCCCACGCCCCCTTTCCATTCATGCTCCCTTCCCTTATCcgacaaacaccaccaagaccacTCCCATCGTCACCATGGCCTCCATTCCCACACCTgcgccctctcctcccccatccaccaaggggacaaccaccaccaccaccaccaccaccaccacagcccaaGACACCCTCCAGCCATGGATCGAAACCCCCCTCATCTACTCGGCCCAAATGTCCCGCAACGCCGGGTGCAACATCTACCTCAAGCTAGAGAACGTCCAACCCTCTGGGTCATTCAAGTCCCG cggAATCGGCAACATGATGCTCGAAGCCTCCcaatccacccccccaacaacaaaaacccacttcctctgctcctccGGCGGCAACGCCGGCCTGGCCTGCgcaaccacctccctctccctccccaacagcaccgccaccatcgtcgtccccctctccacctcccccttcatgGTCCAAAAGCTCAAAGACGCCGGCGCCCAGGTCGTACAGAAAGGTCAGTCCTGGATCGAAGCCGACACTTTTCTCCGCGAGGAACTTCTCGCCAAGGACACCCCCGGTGTGGAGAATGTTTACGTCCCCCCGTTTGATCACCCTGCCATCTGGCGCGGGGCTTCTACCCTGATTGATGAGGTGGTTAGGCAAATGCCAGAAGGCCAAAAAATGGATGCGGTGGTTTGTAAtgttggagggggcgggTTGGTGAACGGTGTCTGCGAGGGCGTTCACAAGCAtgggttggaggatggggtcaAGGTTGTGGCGCTTGAGACCGAGGGGGCGGATTCGTTGTTTCAGAGCACACTCAAGGGGGAGTTGGTCACGCTGGAGGGGATTACGAGTTTGGCGACGAGCTTGGGCGCTAGGACGGTCAGTGGAAGGACGTGGGAGTGGTATCAGCAGATGAAGGGGGGGTTTGTCTCAGGGGTCGTGACGGATAAGGAGGCTGCGGAGGCGTGTGTTAGGTTTTTGGATGAAGGGCGGGTGATGGTTGAGTTGAGCTGTGGGGCGACGCTGGCGGGGGTGTATAAGGAtcaggggaggtggttgagggagcaggttgggaagggggtgtcggatgaggagtggaagggaaagaacgtggttgttgttgtttgtggggGGAGTAACGTGAGTTGGGAAATTTTGGAGGGGTATAAGAAGACTTTTGGGTTTTGA